Proteins from one Legionella taurinensis genomic window:
- a CDS encoding cytochrome b, with product MNNGKSVMAYSSGSKFFHWAVALILILMLAGSFFLDDVPEQWQGMAYMMHKSFGITILALMILRIIWIIRTGKPALPASVPAWQVFAARFVQYALYVFVILMPIVGWVMSVAAGRPPRLFGLVTLTLPGIPKDESLAHFLAEVHEVIAWIIIALLVLHVAGALKHYFVDKDGVVQRMLPGRRNVDTPHL from the coding sequence TTGAACAATGGTAAATCCGTAATGGCCTATTCGTCCGGTTCCAAATTTTTTCACTGGGCTGTGGCGTTGATTTTAATTCTCATGCTGGCGGGAAGTTTTTTTCTGGATGATGTACCGGAGCAATGGCAAGGCATGGCCTACATGATGCACAAGTCATTCGGGATTACCATTCTGGCCTTGATGATTTTACGAATCATCTGGATAATTCGCACCGGCAAACCGGCTTTGCCCGCGTCAGTGCCGGCTTGGCAGGTCTTTGCTGCTCGCTTTGTGCAATATGCCCTGTATGTGTTTGTTATTCTCATGCCCATTGTGGGCTGGGTGATGTCAGTGGCTGCCGGCAGGCCGCCGCGTTTGTTTGGCTTGGTTACGTTAACGTTGCCCGGTATTCCTAAAGATGAATCGCTGGCTCATTTTCTGGCGGAAGTGCATGAGGTTATCGCCTGGATTATTATTGCGCTGCTGGTTCTGCACGTGGCCGGTGCATTGAAACATTACTTTGTTGACAAAGATGGCGTTGTGCAACGCATGTTGCCTGGGCGCCGGAATGTGGATACGCCTCACCTGTGA
- the ygfZ gene encoding CAF17-like 4Fe-4S cluster assembly/insertion protein YgfZ: MNHSAYTIANRTYETRHPLADEVHFDAAENYVFHLPDLAVLAVEGAKAADFLQGQVTCDVRLVTPSTVQRGALCNLKGRIMALLDVIDWQGYHLVLQKDLIDDTKNSLAKTAMLSRVSLQVKTDWHAVGFLINNSSQTLPRLTLPDESGHAAAADDYCCYSLGNNLFLALIRQDRISHYLEGFPASQHRGTLGWHYLQLLNRHVTIYPETRGLFLAHRLDLHKQGYISFDKGCYKGQEIIARTHYKAKLKHGLKVFTVFSDKPLVPGSRLFNEGTQQEIGELVDCCPKGSDCYLIAVSIQFEHAQVVTVENQSEPLTLLDALENPKRH, from the coding sequence ATGAATCATAGCGCTTACACTATCGCAAACCGTACTTACGAAACCCGACATCCTCTTGCGGATGAAGTTCATTTTGATGCCGCTGAAAATTATGTTTTTCATCTGCCCGATTTAGCAGTCCTTGCCGTGGAAGGCGCCAAAGCGGCTGATTTTCTGCAGGGTCAGGTGACCTGTGATGTGCGCCTGGTCACTCCTTCCACCGTGCAGCGGGGTGCCTTATGCAACCTGAAAGGGCGCATCATGGCCTTGCTTGACGTGATTGATTGGCAGGGTTATCACCTCGTGTTACAAAAGGATTTGATTGATGACACTAAAAACAGTCTGGCCAAGACGGCCATGCTGTCGCGCGTAAGCCTGCAGGTTAAGACGGATTGGCATGCAGTTGGTTTTTTAATCAACAACAGCAGCCAGACACTGCCGCGGCTCACCTTGCCCGACGAATCAGGTCATGCCGCCGCCGCTGATGATTACTGTTGTTATTCCCTCGGCAATAATCTGTTTCTGGCACTTATCCGTCAGGACAGAATAAGCCATTACCTTGAGGGCTTCCCTGCGTCACAGCACCGCGGTACGCTCGGCTGGCATTATTTGCAGCTTTTAAACCGTCATGTGACCATCTATCCTGAAACCCGCGGTCTGTTTCTCGCGCATCGCCTTGATTTGCACAAACAGGGTTACATCAGTTTTGACAAGGGGTGCTACAAAGGGCAGGAAATCATCGCCCGCACACACTATAAAGCCAAATTGAAGCATGGGCTTAAGGTGTTCACCGTCTTCAGCGACAAGCCTCTGGTACCTGGCAGTCGTCTTTTTAATGAGGGAACCCAGCAAGAAATAGGTGAGCTGGTCGATTGTTGTCCCAAAGGCAGCGATTGCTACTTAATCGCGGTGAGCATTCAGTTTGAGCATGCTCAGGTGGTGACTGTCGAAAACCAGAGTGAACCCCTGACTTTGCTTGATGCCTTGGAAAACCCAAAGAGGCATTAA